In one Corallococcus silvisoli genomic region, the following are encoded:
- a CDS encoding Csu type fimbrial protein: MCGLFPGTAGATCQLKSIVGVSFVNYTSSAVLPLDSDGSISFRCDAQLIPVTIDLSQGSSGSYVSRTLKGPSSSSLNYNLYTDVTRLLVWGNGLSGTAHYGPVIPLLGADVTLPVYGRIPAGQSVAAGSYTDTLVVTMTF; encoded by the coding sequence ATGTGCGGGTTGTTCCCCGGGACTGCCGGGGCCACCTGTCAGTTGAAGAGCATCGTCGGGGTGTCGTTCGTCAACTACACCAGCAGCGCCGTGTTGCCGCTCGACTCGGACGGGAGCATCAGCTTTCGCTGCGATGCCCAGCTCATCCCTGTCACCATTGACTTGAGCCAGGGGAGTTCGGGCAGCTACGTGTCCCGCACCCTGAAGGGGCCCTCCAGCAGCTCCCTCAACTACAATCTCTACACGGATGTGACGCGACTGCTTGTCTGGGGCAACGGGCTCTCAGGTACCGCGCACTACGGCCCGGTCATCCCGCTGCTCGGCGCGGACGTGACGCTCCCTGTCTATGGACGGATTCCCGCCGGGCAGAGCGTCGCCGCGGGCAGCTATACCGACACCCTCGTGGTGACGATGACCTTCTGA
- a CDS encoding carbonic anhydrase, translated as MTVSRTVSVRALRSALLSSLFLASGASADDSRGVAAVTTNSEETHFGYSQSLSPDHWAELPGNARCSAGTTQSPVALSTATADHPHLNAPSFNYFTSHVRMTNTGHTVEFTYDAGSTLRLGNTEYKLAQFHFHTPSEHTEDGVQYPLELHLVHKDASGNAAVVVGVLIKEGSVNAALFNAFLHLPKHEGEQSAPTGALINASALLPRNKAFFQYAGSLTTPPCSEGLQWFVMTHPIEMSDSQIAAFQRLPHLNPNNRPVQPLNGRTIAIHGGY; from the coding sequence ATGACTGTCTCTCGCACTGTCTCCGTGCGCGCTCTGCGGAGCGCGCTGCTGTCCTCCTTGTTCCTCGCCTCGGGCGCCTCCGCGGATGATTCACGCGGGGTGGCCGCCGTCACCACGAACAGCGAGGAGACCCACTTCGGCTACTCGCAGAGCCTGAGCCCCGACCATTGGGCCGAGCTCCCCGGGAACGCGCGCTGCTCAGCGGGTACGACCCAGTCGCCCGTCGCATTGTCGACGGCGACCGCTGACCACCCCCACCTGAATGCTCCCAGCTTCAACTACTTCACCAGCCACGTGCGCATGACCAACACGGGCCACACGGTGGAGTTCACCTACGACGCCGGCAGCACGCTCCGGCTGGGCAACACCGAGTACAAGCTCGCACAGTTCCACTTCCACACCCCCAGCGAGCACACGGAAGACGGCGTGCAGTACCCGCTGGAGCTGCACCTGGTGCACAAGGACGCCAGCGGCAACGCCGCGGTGGTCGTGGGCGTGCTCATCAAGGAGGGCTCGGTGAACGCGGCGCTGTTCAATGCCTTCCTGCACCTGCCCAAGCACGAAGGTGAGCAGAGCGCTCCCACGGGCGCGCTCATCAACGCGAGCGCGCTGCTGCCGCGCAACAAGGCGTTCTTCCAGTACGCGGGCTCGCTCACCACGCCGCCGTGCAGCGAAGGACTCCAGTGGTTCGTGATGACGCACCCCATTGAGATGTCCGACTCGCAGATCGCCGCGTTCCAGCGACTGCCACACCTCAACCCCAACAACCGCCCCGTGCAGCCGCTGAACGGGCGCACCATCGCCATCCACGGCGGCTACTGA
- a CDS encoding aminotransferase-like domain-containing protein translates to MAAGAHSLKLYESVAERLRAAIAAGTLRPGERLPSVRRLSARERVSVSTVLQAYLHLESQGLIEARPQSGHYVRERERERLRLAEPPVSRPPASATPVTVSDLVTQLYRSSREPRIVQLGSAWPAPELLPTRRLAREMGQLARDRQMEGVMYDVPPGSLWLRKQLAKRALEWGCALGADDFISTSGAAEAVHLCLVAAARTGDTIAIESPTYYGTLLAIESLGLKALEIPSHPRHGLELDALEAALERRRVAAVLVVPSFSNPIGSCMPEERRRRLVELVTAHDIPLIEDDIYGDLHFGPERPRPCKAFDTRGQVMLCGSFSKTIAPGYRVGYVAPGRFRERVELLKFTHTVASPLLPQEAVASFLENGGYDRHLRALRRNLASQVEHAAGAVAEHFPEGTRVALPSGGMLLWVQLPPTVDAHVLNARALEAGISIAPGSIFSARPDSYRNFIRLSCGQPWTPRIEAAIATLGSLASGLAAGASRR, encoded by the coding sequence ATGGCCGCAGGCGCCCATTCCTTGAAGCTCTATGAAAGCGTCGCGGAGCGCTTGAGGGCCGCCATCGCCGCCGGCACGCTGCGCCCTGGCGAGCGGCTGCCGTCCGTGCGGCGGTTGAGTGCCCGGGAGCGGGTCAGCGTCTCCACCGTGCTCCAAGCCTACCTTCACCTGGAATCGCAGGGACTCATCGAGGCGCGGCCCCAATCCGGCCACTACGTCCGCGAACGGGAACGGGAACGCCTCCGGCTCGCCGAGCCCCCGGTGTCCCGCCCGCCGGCCTCCGCGACGCCCGTCACCGTCAGCGATCTGGTGACACAGCTGTACCGGTCCTCGCGAGAGCCACGCATCGTGCAGTTGGGCAGCGCCTGGCCGGCCCCCGAGCTGCTGCCCACGCGGCGTCTGGCCCGGGAGATGGGGCAGCTCGCGAGGGACCGGCAGATGGAGGGCGTGATGTACGACGTCCCCCCCGGCTCCCTCTGGCTTCGCAAGCAGCTGGCGAAGCGCGCGCTGGAGTGGGGCTGCGCGCTGGGCGCCGACGACTTCATCTCCACGTCAGGGGCGGCCGAGGCGGTGCACCTGTGCCTCGTCGCCGCGGCCCGGACCGGCGACACCATCGCCATCGAGTCGCCCACCTACTACGGCACGCTGCTCGCCATCGAGTCGCTGGGGCTCAAGGCCCTGGAGATCCCCAGCCACCCGCGCCATGGCCTGGAGCTGGACGCACTGGAGGCCGCGCTGGAGCGGCGCCGCGTGGCCGCGGTGTTGGTGGTTCCCAGCTTCAGCAACCCGATTGGCAGCTGCATGCCGGAGGAGCGCCGGCGGCGGCTGGTGGAGCTGGTGACGGCGCACGACATCCCGCTCATCGAGGATGACATCTACGGCGACCTGCACTTCGGCCCCGAGCGCCCCCGGCCCTGCAAGGCCTTCGACACCCGGGGGCAGGTGATGCTGTGTGGTTCATTCTCGAAGACCATCGCGCCCGGCTACCGCGTGGGCTACGTGGCGCCCGGCCGCTTCCGGGAGCGCGTGGAGCTGCTCAAGTTCACGCACACCGTGGCGTCCCCCCTGCTACCCCAGGAGGCGGTCGCGTCCTTCCTGGAGAACGGGGGCTATGACAGACACCTGCGCGCCCTGCGCCGCAACCTGGCTTCGCAGGTGGAGCACGCGGCCGGCGCCGTCGCCGAGCACTTCCCGGAAGGCACGCGCGTGGCCCTGCCGTCGGGGGGAATGCTGCTCTGGGTGCAGCTGCCGCCCACGGTGGATGCGCATGTCCTCAACGCGCGGGCGCTGGAGGCCGGAATCAGCATCGCGCCGGGCTCCATCTTCTCCGCGCGGCCGGACTCGTACCGGAACTTCATCCGCCTGAGCTGCGGACAGCCCTGGACGCCGCGCATCGAAGCCGCCATCGCCACCCTGGGCAGCCTCGCGTCAGGACTGGCCGCGGGCGCGTCGCGGCGCTGA
- a CDS encoding LytR/AlgR family response regulator transcription factor, with product MHEPDRREGWRVLVVDDEPLARDTLKQLLAQAPESVCVRECAGGREAVELLRREPPDLVFLDVQMPEVDGFDVLRAVGVERMPPVIFVTAFDQYAVRAFEANALDYLLKPFSDQRFRDALERARRQRAVGKDQALLKHLSSLLEQHRAPPPPPPGPAAQGPVERIAVRTGGKVLLVPVEELDWCEAEGNYVVLHAGARKPMLRETLQQVEAWLDPRRFVRVHRSALVNVERIRELEPDVDKGWVVVLRDGTRLRLSPGRKAAVEALLRQSF from the coding sequence ATGCATGAGCCTGACCGCCGGGAGGGATGGCGCGTCCTGGTAGTGGACGACGAGCCCCTGGCCCGGGACACCTTGAAACAACTGCTGGCCCAGGCTCCGGAGTCCGTCTGCGTGCGGGAGTGCGCGGGGGGCCGTGAAGCGGTGGAGCTGCTCCGGCGCGAGCCGCCGGACCTCGTCTTCCTGGACGTGCAGATGCCGGAGGTGGACGGCTTCGACGTGCTGCGCGCGGTGGGCGTGGAGCGGATGCCTCCCGTCATCTTCGTGACGGCGTTCGACCAGTACGCGGTGCGCGCCTTCGAAGCGAACGCGCTGGACTACCTGCTCAAGCCCTTCAGCGACCAGCGCTTCCGGGACGCGCTGGAGCGCGCGCGCAGACAGCGCGCCGTGGGGAAGGACCAGGCGCTGCTGAAGCACCTGTCGTCCCTGCTCGAACAGCACCGGGCCCCTCCCCCACCCCCGCCGGGCCCGGCCGCGCAGGGCCCGGTGGAGCGCATCGCGGTGAGGACAGGCGGCAAGGTGTTGTTGGTCCCCGTGGAGGAGCTGGACTGGTGCGAGGCGGAGGGCAACTACGTGGTGCTGCACGCCGGAGCGCGCAAGCCCATGCTGCGTGAGACGTTGCAGCAGGTGGAGGCGTGGCTGGATCCCCGGCGCTTCGTGCGCGTCCACCGCTCCGCGCTGGTCAACGTGGAGCGCATCCGCGAGCTCGAACCCGACGTGGACAAGGGCTGGGTCGTGGTGCTCCGCGACGGCACGCGGCTGCGCCTGAGTCCGGGCCGCAAGGCCGCGGTGGAGGCCCTGCTGCGCCAGTCATTCTGA
- a CDS encoding sensor histidine kinase, which yields MRRIWVLGMAAGTLGAIPHALRAYAEEPRDFLFKWALALVPYSAWAVLGPLVLAVFQRVPLERPRLGRGLGVLLVAGAGFVQVHLLLLAGALAALQRWGAMGVPFLEGTWRLLLERGALGYFEYLLFLAAWTALRTTRRLRERELAESRLAVRLAESRLQALRAQLDPHFLFNTLNAVAGLVRQQRNPEAVEAIAELGHLLRASLEGRGDHEVLLEDELELVRRFLGIEQLRFGAHLDVHLAPAPDTLKARVPALILQPLVENAIKHGIARRAAHGHLRVSSARQGHRLLLEVRDDGPGLGAGGAGGTGIGVTNTRARIRQLYGEPYGLTLEDLPEGGVVAKVELPFLEWNKDMADLERPSHA from the coding sequence ATGCGGCGGATCTGGGTCCTGGGGATGGCGGCGGGCACCCTGGGCGCCATCCCCCATGCCCTGCGCGCCTATGCCGAGGAGCCTCGCGACTTCCTCTTCAAGTGGGCCCTGGCCCTGGTGCCCTACAGCGCATGGGCCGTGCTCGGGCCGCTGGTGCTGGCTGTCTTCCAGCGCGTCCCTCTAGAGCGCCCTCGGCTGGGCCGCGGTCTGGGGGTGCTGCTGGTGGCGGGGGCCGGCTTCGTCCAGGTGCACCTGCTGCTGCTCGCGGGGGCGCTCGCGGCGCTCCAACGATGGGGGGCCATGGGCGTACCCTTCCTCGAAGGAACCTGGAGGCTGCTGCTCGAACGGGGCGCGCTCGGCTACTTCGAGTACCTGCTCTTCCTGGCGGCGTGGACCGCGCTGCGCACGACGCGCCGGCTGCGCGAACGGGAGCTGGCGGAGTCACGCCTCGCGGTGCGGCTCGCGGAGTCCCGGTTGCAGGCCCTGCGCGCCCAGTTGGATCCGCACTTCCTCTTCAACACACTGAACGCGGTGGCGGGCCTGGTCCGCCAGCAGCGAAACCCGGAGGCGGTGGAGGCCATCGCGGAGCTGGGACACCTGCTGCGCGCGAGCCTGGAGGGACGTGGCGACCACGAGGTGCTGCTCGAGGACGAGCTGGAGCTGGTGCGGCGCTTCCTGGGCATTGAACAGCTCCGGTTCGGCGCGCACCTGGACGTCCACCTGGCCCCCGCGCCGGACACGCTGAAGGCCCGCGTGCCCGCGCTCATCCTCCAGCCCCTGGTGGAGAACGCCATCAAGCACGGCATCGCGCGGCGCGCGGCCCACGGCCACCTGCGCGTGAGCAGCGCGCGGCAGGGGCACCGCCTGCTGCTCGAGGTGCGCGACGACGGACCGGGGCTCGGGGCGGGCGGCGCCGGAGGCACGGGCATTGGCGTGACCAACACCCGCGCCCGCATCCGACAGCTCTATGGTGAGCCTTATGGCCTGACCCTGGAGGACCTGCCGGAGGGGGGCGTGGTCGCGAAGGTGGAGCTGCCCTTCCTGGAGTGGAATAAAGACATGGCGGACCTGGAGAGACCTTCCCATGCATGA
- the pru gene encoding fruiting body development fimbrial-like coat protein PRU, with product MKAFKNTLAVLAVASSLAAVSSAHAATATANLTVTATVGSSCSINSGALNFGNYDPIILNASTGVDLLGSGTLNVQCTLLGTAVVTLGQGANAAAGSTDAAPLRRMLNTSSTNYLSYSLFQDVTRLIVWGNTAGTGLPYLGTGLSTPVIVYGTVPKGQNVPSGTYNDTVVATITF from the coding sequence ATGAAAGCATTCAAGAACACCCTCGCCGTCCTCGCAGTCGCCTCGTCACTCGCCGCCGTCTCGTCCGCTCACGCCGCCACCGCGACGGCCAACCTCACGGTGACGGCCACGGTGGGCTCCAGCTGCAGCATCAACTCCGGCGCGCTCAACTTCGGTAACTACGACCCCATCATCCTCAACGCGTCCACGGGCGTGGATCTGCTGGGCTCTGGCACGCTGAACGTGCAGTGCACGCTGCTCGGGACGGCGGTCGTCACGCTGGGGCAGGGGGCGAACGCGGCCGCGGGGTCGACGGACGCGGCGCCGTTGCGGCGGATGCTGAACACGTCGTCGACGAACTACCTCAGCTACTCGCTGTTCCAGGACGTGACGCGCCTCATCGTCTGGGGCAACACGGCCGGCACGGGCCTGCCGTACCTGGGCACCGGCTTGAGCACCCCGGTCATCGTCTACGGCACCGTGCCCAAGGGGCAGAACGTCCCCTCCGGCACCTACAACGACACGGTTGTCGCCACCATCACCTTCTGA
- the pru gene encoding fruiting body development fimbrial-like coat protein PRU gives MKAFKNALAVLAVASSLAAVSSAHAATATANLTVTATVGSSCSINSGALNFGNYDPIILNASTGVDLLGSGTLSVQCTLLGTAVVTLGQGAHSAAGSTDAAPLRRMLNTSSTNYLNYSLFQDVTRLIVWGNTAGTGLPYVGTGLSTPVIVYGTVPKGQNVPSGTYNDTVVATITF, from the coding sequence ATGAAAGCATTCAAGAACGCTCTCGCCGTCCTCGCAGTCGCCTCGTCACTCGCCGCCGTCTCGTCCGCTCACGCCGCCACCGCGACGGCCAACCTCACGGTGACGGCCACGGTGGGCTCCAGCTGCAGCATCAACTCCGGCGCGCTCAACTTCGGTAACTACGACCCCATCATCCTCAACGCGTCCACGGGCGTGGATCTGCTGGGCTCTGGCACGCTGAGCGTGCAGTGCACGCTGCTCGGGACGGCGGTCGTCACGCTGGGGCAGGGGGCGCACTCGGCCGCGGGGTCGACGGACGCGGCGCCGTTGCGGCGGATGCTGAACACGTCGTCGACGAACTACCTCAACTACTCGCTGTTCCAGGACGTGACGCGCCTCATCGTCTGGGGCAACACGGCCGGTACGGGCCTGCCGTACGTGGGCACCGGTCTGAGCACCCCGGTCATCGTCTACGGCACCGTGCCCAAGGGGCAGAACGTCCCCTCCGGCACCTACAACGACACGGTCGTCGCCACCATCACCTTCTGA
- a CDS encoding DUF2917 domain-containing protein, protein MPAVCLSSGGLWGMRLRGPSRVFTCGEGEVWLTIEGDARDHVLRAGDSLRLPAGHVVVQALRAARFRVDSCAREPLPLGDAFTSPRPTKEDPGRA, encoded by the coding sequence ATGCCAGCCGTGTGCCTTTCCTCGGGCGGGCTGTGGGGCATGCGCCTGCGCGGCCCCTCGCGGGTGTTCACCTGCGGGGAAGGCGAGGTCTGGCTCACGATTGAAGGCGATGCGCGGGACCATGTGCTGCGCGCCGGAGATTCACTGAGGCTGCCCGCGGGGCACGTGGTGGTGCAGGCCTTGCGTGCCGCGCGCTTCCGCGTGGATTCATGCGCACGCGAGCCCCTTCCGCTCGGGGATGCGTTCACGTCACCACGTCCGACGAAGGAGGACCCAGGTCGCGCTTGA
- a CDS encoding fimbria/pilus outer membrane usher protein: MSPFPPSGMRGTWHLTLAMSLLLLGATPAPAQEPAVGVARTPQQLSPIVVEFTLNGVARGDVFPVLRDGDVLVPVSALESFGVDVARLGARREVLGAETYVSLQSLPPPATFQLDERGASLRCDFPPSAFNQTRIDLGVFAPPGYKVSGSPSAFFNYAARARNTFLTFYGEAGASLGRGVLTTQARWNPGEAPLRGLTQLTVDFPEAMVRTVAGEATGYGGVLGGGAVVAGLHVMRSFELNPYFVRNPMQDIAGDVTTPSTLEVYVNNQLVRRTELPPGPYRLENLTVPRGEGTTRYLVRDAFGRVSEVNTSYSLSGQSLSPGVADYRLSAGVERESLSTRSFDFGRGLLLGTFRMGATPWLTPGVRLELATNMLSTGAVQLFQLPLGELELSQAISRGEGRTGAAAGLVYALQGQRVGGSVFSRTMSAHYLNTSLQRDDDHPMVETGGGLFLALGSRASVSGQAAVTRWRERGWTVWAGATTAAQVTDRVSVSLSASRSQEARGLASLEGMLFLNAVLDARTTGSVGHVRGTGGGDTALDISRGVPLEGGLGFQAQAQLGRFDYARGRVDYEGDVGHYAAGLELQQGKAVGLAEVSGGLVAIGGGIHATRAVDQGFALVRVDGAENIGVLLNNHLIGRTDSQGEYVVTRLQSYSPNRLSVSDEELPLEDYLPTTERMVAPWLRGGVVLDFQKESVRAFRGRVVLASGTGALAYGELRVDADGKQWLSPVGAGGEFELVGVPPGRYAATVRHPMGRCSVALEIPSKAGSVIDLGTVRCVNE; encoded by the coding sequence ATGAGCCCCTTCCCCCCGTCAGGGATGCGCGGGACCTGGCACCTGACGCTCGCGATGTCCCTCCTCCTGCTGGGCGCGACTCCCGCTCCCGCGCAGGAGCCGGCCGTCGGGGTGGCGAGGACGCCCCAGCAGCTCAGCCCCATCGTCGTGGAATTCACCTTGAACGGCGTCGCCCGCGGGGACGTCTTTCCCGTGCTGCGGGATGGCGACGTGCTGGTGCCTGTCTCCGCGCTCGAGTCCTTCGGGGTCGACGTGGCGCGGCTCGGCGCGCGGCGGGAGGTGCTGGGTGCGGAGACCTATGTCTCATTGCAATCCCTGCCGCCTCCGGCCACGTTCCAGCTCGACGAGCGCGGTGCCAGCCTGCGCTGTGACTTTCCTCCCTCCGCCTTCAACCAGACCCGCATCGACCTGGGGGTGTTCGCGCCCCCCGGCTACAAGGTGAGTGGCAGCCCGAGCGCGTTCTTCAACTACGCGGCCCGGGCCCGAAACACGTTCCTCACGTTCTATGGCGAGGCCGGCGCCTCGCTGGGGCGGGGCGTGTTGACCACCCAGGCGCGGTGGAACCCCGGCGAGGCGCCGCTCCGGGGGCTCACCCAGCTCACCGTGGACTTCCCTGAAGCCATGGTGCGCACCGTCGCCGGCGAGGCGACGGGGTATGGCGGCGTGCTCGGCGGCGGCGCGGTGGTGGCGGGCCTGCACGTGATGCGCTCGTTCGAGCTGAACCCCTACTTCGTGCGCAACCCGATGCAGGACATCGCGGGGGATGTCACCACGCCGTCCACGTTGGAGGTCTACGTCAACAACCAGCTGGTGCGCCGCACGGAGCTTCCGCCCGGTCCGTATCGGCTGGAGAACCTCACCGTGCCCCGGGGCGAGGGCACCACGCGCTACCTGGTGCGAGACGCCTTTGGCCGCGTGAGCGAGGTGAATACGTCGTACTCGCTCAGCGGCCAATCGCTCTCACCGGGCGTGGCCGACTACCGCCTGTCCGCGGGCGTGGAGCGCGAGTCGCTGAGCACCCGGAGCTTCGACTTTGGACGGGGGCTGCTGCTGGGGACGTTCCGGATGGGCGCGACGCCGTGGCTGACGCCGGGAGTGCGGCTGGAGCTGGCGACGAACATGCTCAGCACGGGCGCTGTCCAGTTGTTCCAGCTCCCCTTGGGCGAGCTGGAGCTGTCCCAGGCCATCAGCCGGGGCGAGGGCCGCACCGGCGCGGCGGCGGGCCTCGTCTATGCCCTCCAGGGGCAGCGGGTCGGCGGCTCCGTCTTCTCCCGGACGATGAGCGCCCACTACCTCAACACCAGCCTCCAGCGGGATGACGACCACCCGATGGTGGAGACGGGGGGCGGCCTCTTCCTCGCGTTGGGCAGCCGGGCCAGCGTGAGTGGCCAGGCGGCGGTGACGCGCTGGCGGGAGCGCGGTTGGACCGTATGGGCGGGGGCCACCACCGCCGCGCAGGTGACGGACCGGGTGTCGGTCTCCCTGTCCGCCAGCCGCAGCCAGGAGGCGCGCGGGCTGGCGTCGTTGGAGGGCATGCTCTTCCTGAACGCCGTCCTGGACGCGCGCACCACGGGGTCGGTGGGGCATGTGAGGGGCACCGGTGGCGGCGACACGGCACTGGACATCTCCCGCGGCGTGCCATTGGAGGGGGGCCTGGGCTTCCAGGCTCAGGCCCAGCTGGGCCGGTTCGATTACGCGCGGGGACGGGTGGACTACGAAGGCGACGTGGGCCACTACGCGGCGGGCCTGGAGTTGCAACAGGGCAAGGCGGTGGGGCTGGCCGAGGTCTCCGGCGGACTGGTGGCCATTGGCGGTGGCATCCACGCCACCCGCGCGGTGGACCAGGGGTTCGCGCTGGTGCGCGTGGACGGCGCGGAGAACATCGGTGTCCTCCTGAACAACCACCTCATCGGGAGGACGGACTCCCAGGGTGAGTATGTGGTGACGCGGCTTCAGTCCTACAGCCCCAACCGCCTGTCCGTGTCGGACGAGGAGCTGCCGCTGGAGGACTACCTCCCGACGACGGAGCGGATGGTGGCGCCCTGGTTGCGCGGCGGCGTGGTGCTGGACTTCCAGAAGGAGTCGGTGCGGGCCTTCCGGGGCCGGGTGGTGCTCGCGTCCGGCACCGGCGCGCTCGCGTATGGAGAGCTGCGCGTCGACGCGGACGGGAAGCAATGGCTCTCGCCGGTGGGGGCGGGCGGGGAGTTCGAGCTGGTCGGCGTGCCCCCGGGCCGCTACGCGGCGACGGTCCGCCACCCCATGGGCCGCTGCTCCGTGGCCCTGGAGATCCCCTCCAAGGCGGGCTCGGTCATCGACCTGGGAACGGTGAGGTGTGTCAATGAATAG
- a CDS encoding fimbrial biogenesis chaperone, with amino-acid sequence MAVLVWAFAGISSAASLEVNPVRVELGTGARGVVVTVKNQSTEPTRFQASAHTWVQDEEGRMTLAPTQEVFFFPAMLSLEPGESRLIRVGVSSAPQDKERSFRLVVEELPPLEPAVSAMGLRILTRVSIPVFVAPKRKEILGRVEKIELRESKFRFQVANAGTVNFFIRQTRVRGLDAQGKRLVEREQPGWYVLAGDKQVFTLDVPADMCGQVRSVEVEAETDRGVIHQSAPVTASVPCEAAPQP; translated from the coding sequence ATGGCTGTCTTGGTATGGGCTTTCGCTGGCATCTCGAGCGCTGCATCGCTCGAGGTGAATCCGGTCCGCGTTGAACTGGGGACGGGTGCCCGCGGGGTGGTGGTCACGGTGAAGAACCAGAGCACCGAGCCGACACGGTTCCAGGCCTCGGCGCATACCTGGGTCCAGGATGAAGAAGGGCGCATGACGCTCGCTCCAACGCAGGAGGTGTTCTTCTTTCCTGCGATGTTGTCGTTGGAGCCAGGAGAATCCCGCCTCATCCGGGTGGGAGTCTCCTCGGCTCCGCAGGACAAGGAGCGCTCCTTCCGGCTCGTCGTGGAGGAACTGCCTCCCCTGGAGCCCGCGGTTTCGGCCATGGGCCTCCGGATCCTCACGCGCGTCTCGATTCCGGTGTTCGTCGCGCCCAAGCGCAAGGAGATTTTGGGCCGCGTCGAAAAAATCGAGCTGCGCGAATCAAAGTTTCGCTTCCAGGTGGCCAACGCCGGCACCGTGAACTTCTTCATCCGCCAGACGCGCGTGCGCGGGCTCGACGCCCAGGGCAAGCGGTTGGTGGAACGGGAGCAGCCCGGCTGGTACGTGCTGGCCGGCGACAAGCAGGTGTTCACGCTGGATGTCCCCGCGGACATGTGCGGGCAGGTCCGTTCCGTGGAGGTGGAGGCGGAGACGGACAGGGGAGTCATCCACCAGAGCGCGCCCGTCACCGCATCCGTTCCCTGCGAGGCAGCACCCCAGCCATGA